CGGCGAGTACCTCGCCACCGAGCCGCTGCACGAGCAGCGCTACCTGCAGCAGTTCTACGAGGCCTACCGCCACCAGCGCGAGCGGGCGGGCGAGTCCGTCGTGAAGCTCACGCCCGAGGGCTTCCAGAAGACCCTCGCCGACCGGATCGCGCAGATCAAGCGCGAGCAGCGCTGCGAGTCCGTGCTCGTGCGGGTCGTCTCCGAGAACGGGCGCACCCGCATCGTGGCCAAGCCGTTCCGCCGCGGGGGCGGGACGCCGGGGGCGGGGGAGTGAAACTGCGCCTGCGCGGCCAGCGCACGCTGG
This DNA window, taken from bacterium, encodes the following:
- a CDS encoding MXAN_5187 C-terminal domain-containing protein; translated protein: GEYLATEPLHEQRYLQQFYEAYRHQRERAGESVVKLTPEGFQKTLADRIAQIKREQRCESVLVRVVSENGRTRIVAKPFRRGGGTPGAGE